The Bacteroidales bacterium genome segment GTGGCAGACGGAATGCTGATGCAGGTACATGAGCACCTGTGTAATTTCACAAAAGAACAGGCAAAGGAGGTTGGACTGGCTTCTTACCTCATTGTGGTTATTAATAATGACGCCAATACAGTAATCGGCGAACATACATCAGCCTCTGCTGACGGAAGAAAGGCGCTGACCTATATGAATCCCGGCAATGCACCTGTTGGTGGTGCCGATAAAAGCGGAGTGACAGCCTTTCTGAATTCGGTTGCCAAACCGCGGACTGACATACATGCCGGGGCAGTTCAGAATATGAAGTTCTCAAAAGAAATGTTCGGCACTTACAGGGATAAGCTTGAGATCCTACTCACAACTTACTGGCAAAAAGGCGGCGCACAGGCAATGATAACCTGTATCAGCAGGGGTGACCTCGAAGCCGCCATGGAACATCCTGAATTATACCAGAATCTTATTGTCAGGGTCGGCGGTTTCAGTGAACGATTTGTAAATTTACCCCGCCATACCCAACTTGAAATTTTAAGCAGAACACTATATTGATTCATTTCAAATAAAATTAATTATTCGCCACTTATGAAAAGAAATATTACTTCACTTGTGATTGTATTGTTAGCCTTTACCGCCTGCAAACAGGAAAAGGTAATATGGATTGAAACAACAAATGATGCACCATGGGCTGAAAATTCGGTGAGTATAGAAAAAATGGATAAAGCCCCGGCAACAGTTACAATTGATACCGGTGCACCGCTGCAGGTTGTAGATGGCTTTGGCGCCTGCTTCAATGAACTCGGATGGACATCATTATCGGTGCTTGATGAAGGAAACAGGGAGAAAATTCTGAAAGATCTGTATGACACTGAAGAAGGGCTTAAACTGAATATTTGCAGGATGCCGATCGGGGCAAACGATTATGCACGTGATTATTATTCACTGAATGATTCTGCCGGTGATTTTGACATGAAGTATTTCAGCATTGAAAGGGATAAAGCAACGCTCATCCCATATATCAAAGCAGCCATGAAATACAATCCCGGGATGAAAATCTGGGGGTCGCCCTGGACGCCGCCGGCCTGGATGAAAACGAACAATCATTACGCCTGCCATCCCGACGTTGTAAACGATATGAAACCGGAGCAGGAGGGAAAAGAAGGCGTTACCCAGTTCACGATGGATAAAAAATACCTGGACGCATATGCCCTGTATTTTGTAAAATATATCCAGGCATACCGGAATGAAGGAATCAATCTTTTCGGTGTGAACGTGCAGAACGAGATGAACTCATGTCAAAATTTTCCGTCGTGCCTGTGGACGGCAACCGACCTGGGTACATTCATCGGTGAATACCTGGGACCGGAGATGACAAAAGCCGTTCCTGATGCTGAGATCTGGTTTGGTACGTATGAAAGGCCATTGGTCGAAAAAGTGGATACTATTCTGCAAAACCCGGTGACTTCAAAATATATATCCGGAGTAAGTTTCCAGTGGGCCGGAAAACAGGCTATTCCTGGCGTACACCAAAAATATCCCGAACTGAAGCTTATGCAGTCGGAAACGGAATGCGGGAATGGCTCAAACGACTGGCCTGCTGCCGAGTATACGTTTTCATTGATGAAACATTACTTTGAGAACGGTGTCAGTGTGTATACATTCTGGAACAGCGTGCTGGATGAAACCGGTAAAAGCATGTGGGGATGGAAGCAGAATTCGATGATATCAGTGAACAGCCAAACCAAACAAGTGACCTATAATCCGGAGTTCTATCTTTTAAAACATTTCAGCTATTTCATCAAGCCAGGGGCCAGGATGTTAAAGACAGAAGGGGAAAATGAGGAAATCCTGGCATTCCGCAACCCGGACGGGCAGATAATAATAATTGCCGGAAACAAAGCTGATTCCGATAAAACAATCAAAATCGGTATTGGCGATAAAATTCTCCAGGCAACCTTAAAGGGACATTCGTTCAGTTCGTTTGGGGTTTGAGATTCCTCCTTTCAGTCGGAATGACTATCGGAAGTACTAATATGCGGGGGGAAGCAGTGCCGGCTCCGCCGGCACTGCTTCCCCCTGCGGTTCAAAGTTACTGACTGTCATTTCGAGCGAAGCGAGAAAGCCCTACTACTGACTGTCATCTCGAGCGAAGCGAGAAATCTCTCTATCATCACTATCGTCCCTATCGTCCCTATCGTCCCTAAACGAATATGATTTTTTAAAATTTTTCCCAAAATATTTGTAAATTAAAAAACTATGTTTTATTTTTGGACCGTTTTATTCTTTTAGTCGAATAGTCAAAATGGCAGTTGAAAGATTAGCAATAAGAGATCAGATTGTTTCCAGCGCCAGGAATATATTCAACCGGTATGGCTTTAAAAAAGCAACCATGGATGAAATAGCCAGGGCAATGGGAAAAGGAAAGAGTTCCATTTACTATTATTTTAAAAGTAAGGAAGAGATATACGAAGCCGTTGTAAATCATGAGGCCGGTATTCTTAAGAACGAGATACTGAAAAGTGTTTCCCAGGCCGACAACCCGGTTGACAAACTCAGGAATTATGTTTTTACCCGTATGAAAGCGCTGAAGAAAGTTTCTATCTATTATGAGGCCATGGCATCCGATGTGCTCAGCCATTATGAACTGATCAACCAGATGCGCGAGAAATACGACCGTGAAGAAATAAGGATATTGAAGGAGATACTTGAAGAAGGCCATAAACAGGATGTGTTCAGGGTGGAAGAAGCTGAACTCACATCCTTTGCAATTGTAACCGCACTGAAAGGACTTGAGATCCCGATGTTCTGGAGCAACAAACGCAAAGATGCCGAGATTAACCTCGATCGCCTGCTCAATGTGCTTTTTTACGGTATTATTAAACATTGATTTTTTTTACATTTTTTTCGACCGTTTTACCTTTTTAGTCCATTTATACACATAAAATATTTTTTAACTTATTAATTTTTAATATAATGAAACGCATTTTCAGTTTTTTAGTTATTTTGGTTTTACTGGGAACCTTACCTTTCTATGGTCAAAAACTCAGTGTGGGAGTTACTACCGGTTTAAACCTCACCACCTTTTCTGAGCCCGGGGCTCTTTATGACAACCAGGACATAAAGACCGGTTTTGGCGGCGGTCTTTCCTTAAACCTGGCTTTCGGAAAATCATTTGGTCTGCAGTCGGGTGTACTTTATGAACAGAAAGGGTACAGAAGGCAGGTTGACCTCGAACAGAGAACCGAAAAATTCACCGGCATGTACAATTATGCTGTAATTCCACTTTTGCTCGAAGGATCGATTCCTGTTAAGAACAATACTAGGCTTTATGGAATTACAGGTGCCTATGCAGGTTTTAAAACGTATTCTGAAAACTCAGCCGAAATAGTGAATAGTGAAGTACCTGTTGACGATATGGGCGACAAAATTAATAAAACCGATGCCGGATGGGTCATTGGCGGAGGTGTGCAGGTACCGGCCGGAAACCATTTCATGCAAATCGGAATCCGCTATTCGCTCGGATTGGCAAAGGTTTCCGATAACAACCCCGACGACCGCAACAAGTCGTTGCTTGTAGGCGCCACACTATTCTTTTAAACCGAACCTGATATCACAAAAAATTCTCATATGAAATATGCCGGGATCATTGTAGCTATGGCTGCAATTCTTACAGGATGCGCTAAAACCGAAAAAGATAGTATTTCCTCCACAGAAAGCATACCTGTAAAAACCGCCCGCGTTGAGCGCAGCGAGGCAAAACTTGCAAACACCTATGTCGGCACTGTAGAGGAATCGTTATCCCTTCCGCTTAGTTTTTTAACAGCGGGAATGGTTGAAAACGTATTGGTTCATGAAGGTGAATGTGTAAAGAAAGGCCAGTTACTTGCCTCGCTTGAGGCAGTGAGTTACAGGAGCGCATACCAGGCTGCTGAGGCCAAGGAAAAGCAGGCGACAGATGCCTATAACCGGTTATCATCGGTTTACAGGAATGGAAGTTTACCCGAAGTGAAAATGGTTGAAATTGAAACCGCCCTCGAAGAGGCTAAGGCTGCAGAGAGAATAGCCGCTAAAAATCTTGCAAACTGCAAACTATATTCACCTGCCAGCGGGGTAATCGGAAGAAAGTCAATCGATGCCGGTGTCAATGTAATACCCGGCACACCTGCGATCACTGTGGTTAAGATCGATAAAGTAAAGGTGGCCATTTCGGTTCCTGAAAATGAAATTGCAGGAATTAAAATAGGACAAAAGGCAGTTATCACGGTTCCCGCCCTTGACAATGCGGGTTACGAAGGAAAAGTGGATGAAAAAGGCGTAATGGCCAACCCGATTTCACACACATACATGGTAAAGGTACTGATTGATAATAAAAACGATATGCTCAGGCCGGGCATGGTTTGCAACGTAACCATGAACAACAACAAATCGGTTAGCCTTGTGAGCATACCGGCGTCGTCTGTGCAGCTTAATAATGCCGGCGAAAAATTTGTTTATGTGGTTGATTCAGTGTCTGCCACAGCTAAACAAAAGCGTATTATAACCGGCAATTTTTCAGCAAACGGAAATGTGGCTGTCACTGAAGGCCTGTCAACAGGAGATATGCTTGTTATTGAAGGATGCCAGAAGATCCATGATAATTCACCTGTGCAAATAATCCGTTAAGATGAGCAAGAGAATTTCATTGGTTGAATCTGCCATGCGAAACAGGCAGATTGTATTCCTTGTCACTGCCCTGATGGTTGCTCTTGGAATTTATGCCCTGTACACTATGCCAAGACAGGAATTTCCTACAATCACAATACGACAGGGCCTTGTTATCGGCTATTACCCGGGGGCAACATCAAGCCAGGTTGAACAGCAAATGACAACGGAAGTAGAACGATATCTTTTCAGTTATAAGGAGGTAAATAAAAAGAAGACCTATTCTATTTCAAAGGATGGATTGATGATCATTTTCGTGGAACTGAACGATCATACAAAGAATGCTGATCAATTCTGGTCAAAATTAAAGCACGGACTTAACGAGTTCAAAACAAACCTGCCGGTCGGCGTACTGGCACTTTATGCCGACAATGATTTCGGTGACACTTCCGCTCTATTGATTTCAATTGAAGGAAATAACATATCTTACCGTCAGCTTGAGACCTACATGAATAAACTTGAGGATCGGTTACGCAGGATTGAATCGGTATCCAAGCTCAGGCATTATGGCCTTCAGAATGAACAGATCAGTATATATCTTGAAAAAGGCAAGCTTGAAAAATACGGGATCAGTTCGTCGACTATAACCGCAGGATTATTTACGCAAGGGCTTACCGCATCTTCTTCTTCGGTTGACTACAGTGAAAACCGGATTCCCATTCATATATCATCGGTTTATAAAACAGAAGACGATATTGCCGGCCAGATCATTTATGCCGATCCGGCCGGGAACCTGATACGGGTGAAGGATATCGCCCGGGTAGTGAGAGAATACCCTGAACCGGATAGTTATATTGAAAACAATGCCCACAAGAGTGTGCTGATTTCAATGGAAATGCTTGAAGGA includes the following:
- a CDS encoding efflux RND transporter periplasmic adaptor subunit, with translation MKYAGIIVAMAAILTGCAKTEKDSISSTESIPVKTARVERSEAKLANTYVGTVEESLSLPLSFLTAGMVENVLVHEGECVKKGQLLASLEAVSYRSAYQAAEAKEKQATDAYNRLSSVYRNGSLPEVKMVEIETALEEAKAAERIAAKNLANCKLYSPASGVIGRKSIDAGVNVIPGTPAITVVKIDKVKVAISVPENEIAGIKIGQKAVITVPALDNAGYEGKVDEKGVMANPISHTYMVKVLIDNKNDMLRPGMVCNVTMNNNKSVSLVSIPASSVQLNNAGEKFVYVVDSVSATAKQKRIITGNFSANGNVAVTEGLSTGDMLVIEGCQKIHDNSPVQIIR
- a CDS encoding glycine radical domain-containing protein: VADGMLMQVHEHLCNFTKEQAKEVGLASYLIVVINNDANTVIGEHTSASADGRKALTYMNPGNAPVGGADKSGVTAFLNSVAKPRTDIHAGAVQNMKFSKEMFGTYRDKLEILLTTYWQKGGAQAMITCISRGDLEAAMEHPELYQNLIVRVGGFSERFVNLPRHTQLEILSRTLY
- a CDS encoding porin family protein produces the protein MKRIFSFLVILVLLGTLPFYGQKLSVGVTTGLNLTTFSEPGALYDNQDIKTGFGGGLSLNLAFGKSFGLQSGVLYEQKGYRRQVDLEQRTEKFTGMYNYAVIPLLLEGSIPVKNNTRLYGITGAYAGFKTYSENSAEIVNSEVPVDDMGDKINKTDAGWVIGGGVQVPAGNHFMQIGIRYSLGLAKVSDNNPDDRNKSLLVGATLFF
- a CDS encoding glycoside hydrolase family 30 beta sandwich domain-containing protein, with translation MKRNITSLVIVLLAFTACKQEKVIWIETTNDAPWAENSVSIEKMDKAPATVTIDTGAPLQVVDGFGACFNELGWTSLSVLDEGNREKILKDLYDTEEGLKLNICRMPIGANDYARDYYSLNDSAGDFDMKYFSIERDKATLIPYIKAAMKYNPGMKIWGSPWTPPAWMKTNNHYACHPDVVNDMKPEQEGKEGVTQFTMDKKYLDAYALYFVKYIQAYRNEGINLFGVNVQNEMNSCQNFPSCLWTATDLGTFIGEYLGPEMTKAVPDAEIWFGTYERPLVEKVDTILQNPVTSKYISGVSFQWAGKQAIPGVHQKYPELKLMQSETECGNGSNDWPAAEYTFSLMKHYFENGVSVYTFWNSVLDETGKSMWGWKQNSMISVNSQTKQVTYNPEFYLLKHFSYFIKPGARMLKTEGENEEILAFRNPDGQIIIIAGNKADSDKTIKIGIGDKILQATLKGHSFSSFGV
- a CDS encoding TetR/AcrR family transcriptional regulator — protein: MAVERLAIRDQIVSSARNIFNRYGFKKATMDEIARAMGKGKSSIYYYFKSKEEIYEAVVNHEAGILKNEILKSVSQADNPVDKLRNYVFTRMKALKKVSIYYEAMASDVLSHYELINQMREKYDREEIRILKEILEEGHKQDVFRVEEAELTSFAIVTALKGLEIPMFWSNKRKDAEINLDRLLNVLFYGIIKH